GAGCAGTAGCAGAGATTGATTTGATTATTGGGCAAGAAGAAGGTTTTTATATAGATATCAACAATGTACTTAATGAAGGAGATCCTTTTGTGTATCTTATGAATGATGACAATCGTGCAGTTAAAAAGAATATCACTATAAAAGGATATAGTAAAAATAAAATATTGATTGAAGGACTAAATGAAGGGGATAAGCTCATTATATCAGGAACTTCCAATTTGAAAGAAGGTCAAAAAGTTAAAATACCTGAAGAAGAGGTGGAATAAAGCACATGGGTAAAATTATTAGGTATGCCATAAAAGAAAGAAAAACAACAATACTTTTAGCTATAATTTTAATAATTTATGGATTGTATAACTATTATCTGCTTCCTAAACAGGAAAACCCAGATACCACTTCTCCTGCAGCAGTAGTTACAGTAACCTTCCCAGGTGCATCAGCAAAAGAGGTGGAAGAACAAGTAACTAAGCTTATTGAAGACGAAGCTATGACTTTAGATGGAATAGATAGTATTGAATCTATTTCCAACAATAATGTATCAATAGTTATTGTCAAACTTACTACTGGAATTGACAGTAGTGAACAATGGGATAATCTCAGAGAAGCTATGTATGGCATGGAAAGCAAATTGCCCTTAGGAGCAGATAAACCTGTTGTTGAAACAGATCTAATAGATTCTGCTGGTTTCATAATCAGTTTATCATCAAAAGAGCTTGCTTATGATGAGTTATCTAGTCATGGAGAGGATATTCGAAAGGAACTTATTAAAGTAGACGGAGTCAAAAAAGTAGTTATAGATGGACTAAAAGAAAAACAAGTAGTCATTGAGGTGGATTACAAGGCATTGAATACCTACAGTCTGTCTATTGAAGATATATATAATTTGCTTGTTTCACAAAATCTTAACATTCCTTCAGGATACGTGGAAACTGATAAAGGAAAAATAACAGTCAGTACTCCCGGAAAATATCAATCACTAAAAGATATAGAAGACTTGATAATAACTATATCACCAGAAACAGGAGGCATTGTCAGGTTAAAAAACATAGCTGAGGTTGATATAGTAAGAAAAGAAAATGTTAGACAGTATACTCATGAAGGTGAGGAAGCAGTACTTCTTACAGGTTATTTTGAAGAGAATAAGAATATCGTCAACATTGGTAAAGATGTGAAAGATATCATTAATAATTATAAAGACTCGTCAAATGAATTGTTGAAGATTGATGAAGTCTTATTTCAGCCTGAAGAAGTTGAGAAATCAGTTAATAACTTCATAATAAACCTATTAGAAGGTATGTTATTCGTTCTATTGGTGGTACTAATCGGAGTTGGTATAAGAAATGCTCTTATTGTAGCCACATCAATACCATTATCCATTTGTATTACTTTTATTGTAATGAAGCTGTTGGGGATAGATATACAGCAAATGTCAATATCAGGTTTAATAGTAGCATTGGGTATCTTGGTAGATAATTCAATTGTAATTAGTGATGCAATACAAGTTAAATTGAATGAAGGAAATAGTAAAAAAGAGTCAGCTTATCTAGGTGCCAGAGAACAACTTGTTCCTGTTCTTACATCTACATTGACAACTCTTGCAGCATTTGCAGCTATCACAGTACTTCCTGGGGCAGCAGGTGAATTCGTACAGAGTCTGCCACAAGTGGTATTTATATCCCTTACAGCCTCTTTCATTGTTGCAATGCTCGTTACACCTGCACTAGCAAGTTTGTTCTTCAAGGAACACAGTCAAGATAAGAAGAATAGAAAAAATATAATAAGAAAATTCTTCAAAGGATTCCTAAAAGTTGGGTTAAAACACAAAATAACTACTATTGCAATTAGCCTAGGAGTTCTAGTATTATCAATACTGGCTGTTTTTACCCTAGATATAGATTTGTTCCCATATGCAGACAAAGATATAATGTACATCAATGTAAAAGGAGAGGTCAAAGGGGATATCAGTAAAACAAAAGAATTAGTAAAAGAAGTTGAAAAAGTACTAGAACAAGAAAAGGATATTACTACCTATACTTCAGCAATAGGTGGTTCTATGCCAAAATTCTATATAACAATTAATTCTCTTGCCTCCACGGAAGATATAGGTCAAGTCTTGTTTAGAGTCAACTTGAAGAAAACTGATACACATAAGAATCTAAACGATTTTTCACTATATCTACAGAATAAGCTTAATTCTGTACTACAAAATGGTATAGCTACCGTTGGCAGATTGGAATTAACTGAAAGTGGACCGGATTTCAAGGTAATAATTGCAGGAGAAGATACTGAAAGAATGACGTCCATAGCTCAAGAAATAGAAAAAGAATTATTAAACAAAGAAGGTACTGTCAATGTAAGTACCAATATGCTTAGTAAAGAATATGAATATAAAGTTGATATTGACTCCAATGCGGCGGCTTCTTATGGTTTAACTAAATATGATATTCAAAAACAACTGAATCTATCATTATATGGTTCAATACCAACTACAGCTAATTTGGGAAACAAAAATTATCAGGTATATCTTAAGACAAATGCAAAAGAAATCAGGGACATCAATAATCTAGCCATAAAATCGAATATAACAGGTGAGAAAGTTCTACTAAAACAAGTTGCAAACATACAATTACAGGAGAATCTTCCAGCTATTAATAGATTGGATGGCGAAGAAGCCATCATCGTCCAGTGTGATGTCATATCTGGTTATAGTATTGTGGATATTGGTAATACAGTTGAATCAATGGTAGATAATAATATGAATACAGCCGGCTTGAACATCAAATATTACGGGCAGAAACAGACCATGGATACTTATCTTGATGGACTGGATCTGGCAGCTATCTTTTCAATTGCTGTAATTTATATTATACTGTTATTACAATTCAACTCCTTCAAGCAACCATTAGTAATATTATTGACTGTACCACTTTCACTTATTGGTTCTATCCTAATACTTGTTTTATTGGATATAAAAGTAACTTTTACAGTATTATTAGGTGTAATTAGCTTAATCGGTATTGTAGTAAACAATGCCATACTATTGATTGAATATATTAACAGGGCTAGAGATAAAGGAGCTTCTTTAATAGAAGCATGTATAGATTCAGTGGATAAGAGGTTTAGACCTATTATGCTGAGTACTGTTACCACAGTTATTGGATTAGTGCCACTAGCATTATCAGGTAGTTCTTTCTTTAGTCCTATGGCAATAGCTTTGATGGGTGGATTGATGATATCTACTATATTGACATTGGTAATTATACCAGTTGTATATACTTTGGTAGAGAAAACTAAGAAATAATGAGGTAGATGCTAGTGAAAAACAGTAATATCAAATTAGGAATATTTAATTGGTTTGGATATATCATGCCCCCTGTAGAACGTGTCAAGAAGATAGTAGAAGCTGGATTTGACAGCATTATGTTATGGTGGGATGAAGAATTATTTTCAGAAGAAGGTAAAAAGGATTTATTAAAAATCTTGGAGATGGATATAAGTATTGAAAACATCCATGCACCATATTATGAATGTAATAAATTATGGAGCAGCAATGAATCTGACCGTAATTATATAATTAATGAATTCATTAAATGTATACATGATTGCCATACTTATAATATACCGGTAATAGTCATGCATCTGACCCAAGGTGATTATCCAGACAAACCCAACATATACGGGCTTAACTCCATAAAGACTATATTGGAAGAAGCAGAAAGATGTGGAATCAAAGTTGCCATAGAAAATACAAGACAAGAAGAGTTTTTTGATTATGTTCTTGATAATATCCAATCAGATTGGTTAGGGGTGTGTTACGATTCTTCTCATGCTAATTTGTACAGCACCTCTATTTATGATGTTTTAAATAAATATGGTGACAGACTTATTGCATTACATCTATCTGATAATGATGGATGTACTGATAGACATTGGCTTCCTTATGAAGGCGTCATCAATTGGAATAAGCTGCTTTATAAGTTGAAGGAAATAAATTATATGGGAAATCTATCATTTGAGGTCTTTTATGATAAAACAAAAGATGATTATGACTCAGCTGAATTTTTAAGAGAAGCACATGATAAGGCTGTTATATTAAGAACTGAATTAGAATATATATTATAGTTGATTAAAATTAAAGAGGTGATTGGCTTATTTTATGATAATGGGATGAGTATTGTTATGAAAAACATTAAAAAATCTAATTAAAAAATTAAGGTTTTTCTAATTCATTTTTAATTGTTATTGGTTCAAAAATATGGTAAGATGACATAAGATTAAAAAATAATCATTATTAATTAGACTAAATATAAATGAGGGTTGACCATGAAGAAAGACACGATAGACACTTATATTATGCTTTCTGATACTGGTTCTGTATTGAATAGATTGATCAAATTCTATACCAAAATACCATATAACCATGTATCGGTTGCACTGGACGAAGAGCTGAACGAGATGTACAGTTTTGGTAGAAAATTCCCTAGAAACCCTTTAATCGGAGGATTTGTCAGAGAATATATTGACAAAGGAACTTATGCTCGTTTTAAAAATACTACTTGTTTAATATGCAAAATGGAAGTTACAAAAGAGCAATATGATAAATTAATCAAGAACATAGAACATTTCAAGAAGCGAAAAAGAAGATACTATTATAATATATTTGGAATTTTTACAGTGATGTTGCATATACCAGTAAAAATTCCATACGGATATGTATGTACCCATTTTGTATCCCATGTATACGAAAGAAGCGGTGTAAAGCTCTTTGATAAAAGAAGTTCATTAGTTTCTACAGTTGATTTCTATTATCTTAATAGGATGAAGTTACATAAAGTATATGAAGGAAAATTATCAGATTTCTGTAATGAAAAAGAATACCAACAATTTATGGTAGTATAAAATTTACTAGGAATATTTATAAGCTCAAGATTAGTAGTCTTGGGCTTTTTTGATGTATAATTACCCTCCTATAAAACAAGTAAATATATTGCCCCTTTAATCTATTTTTTAGGGTTTTATTATGATAATGAAGTTGCTATGATTTAGTTATTATAATGAAATGAGGTGTAAGATTATGAGGATAGTAGAGATTAATGAAGCTGAGGCAATTTTTGAACCTTTTTGGGAGGGTGGTACAAGTGAACATACCAATCCACATGAAAAATATCGTGTGCTGGATGAGTATGAAATAGAGTATAGTGAAGATACTATAGGACAAATAAGTCAGGGCTGGGCTTTTGCCAGTATAAATATTGATAAAGCTAAAAAGAATACAGTAGCTATGTCCATGTCAAGAAAATGTGAACTTGATATTGAAACATATGATACATTAAAGATTTTTGCTTCCATACCAGAAGAGTTATTGTTTGATGTTTATGTAACTATAGATGGTGAGTATAAGAAGATTGGTGACAAGATAAAAGGTCATGGAGTAACAGGAGAATATGACTTGACGATAGCAGGAAATATAATAACAACCATCAGAATTGATTTTATAGCAACCAAAGATTATATAACAGCTAATATAGCATGGTTGGGACTTGCAGATTCTAAGAGAGTAGAATTCATGGAGAGCCGTAAAAACCATTATGACAGCAAATGGACAGGACTCTTCAAAGAAAAAAGTGAAGTTGATTTTAATGCTGAGATAGAAATATTATTTGACAATAAAGACCTAGACACTCTAAGGAAAAAGTTTGAAATAGAACCTTTCAAATCAGCTTATGAGGGTATGGTAGAGTTAGCCAAAGAATATATGAAAACTCAACCAGAAAAATTAATAGGAACATATGTACCTAAACCAGATAGACGATGGTGTCGTGATAGACACGTTAACAAGCCAGCACTAGATACTATAATGGAAAACTTAGCTTTTGTAGGATTAATTGAAAAAGATTATGAAATGCTGAGAATGGCTTGTAGATGTGCATTATCTGTAGCTCATTGTACATATTGGTGCGAAAGTATAATGGGGGTATTCCCAGGAGCTATGTGGCATCATAGAAGTTTTACGGAAGAGATCTATTGCAAAAGCTGTGGATACGTTCTTGATTGGGCTGGTTCTCTACTCACTCCTTATGGTAAGCAGATAATAAGAGATGCTATTACAATGAAGGGATTACCTAGATTAGAAGCAGATTTCAAATGCGTGGATTATATTAGGCAGATGAACCAAGGTATTGTATTCAGTGGAGGTAGAGTAACTGGATTATTAGGGTTGGTACATAGATTTCCAAGATATCATTCTAATATTCTTGAGGCAGAGCAGGATATCATTGAAATGATTAATAATTATGTACAAGAAGATGGTGGAACATTGGAAGGACCACACTACTGGCAGTATACATTTTCCAATGTAATACCATCTTTATATGCTTTGGCAAGATATAAAAAACAACCTTTCTCAATATATAAAGAATTACTTTCTAAGACTGGTAAATTCATATTATCCCATTTGTCTCAACAAGATGATGGTACGATACTCTTGCCAATTAATGATGCTCATCCAGGGGTTCATCTAAAAGCAAATATAGCCTATAGTTTCTATGAATTGACAGGTAATGAAGTATGGTTGTCACTCTATACCAAATTATTGGAAAAAGGTTATGTAAGTGATGATGTCTTTACATTAGTAGCCTCTCCATTAGTTGAGAAAATAGAAGGAGATACTGTAATTGAACAAGGAATCTTTGAAGTAACTGGACAAGTGGATATTAATAGACAGGGAAAAGATATTAGTAAAGCTCATCTACATTATTGCAGCGGTGAATTATATGTAGGACATTCTCACCAAGATAAAGGTAGTATAATATTAGAAGCAGAAGGCATTACTTTATGTCCGGATTGTGGTGCTGGATACTATCATGATGCTAATTTAAGCAATTTATGCTGTGCGAATAACCATAGCTTATTCTTGCCTGTATTTGATAATGGTAAACTAGCTCGTCAGCCAATGGAACAATATGGCGGTAAGATTATCAGGGCAGAACTAAAAGATGATTATGTAACTATTGCCAGTGATGAAACCCAGGCTTGGGAAGAAGGACTGATGAAACACTCCAAGAGAAGAATATATTCGCCATGTGCAGAGATATATATCATAGTTGATGATGTTGAATTATATGAAGAGCATAAAATGAAATTCTTATTGAACTCTTATGCAGACTACGAAGAAAAGGAAAAAGGTATATTCACTGCTGATTTTGATAAATGTAGTTTGAATGTAATACCATTGAATTGGGAATGTCAGGACAGTAATGTAAGAAATATTAAGGACGGAGAGAAACAAGAGGTTTTTCAACTGGAATTGACTACTAAAAAATCTGACAAACATTTTAATGTTACAGCAATTACACTAGCAAAAAATGATCAGTTCAGAGTAAAATATATTGAGGATATTATTGAGCTTACAAGTAATAATTATAGTATATCAATTACTATCAATGATAATTTAGTTGATGTAAAAGAACAATGATATGATACAATAATCAAATATTATAAAATATAATATGAAAAAAAGACTAAAACTTATTAAACCCTCACATCATAAGTGTAAGGGTTTAGTAAGTTTTTTTCTTTAAAACCTTTTAATTAGCTTACCTCCATAGAATATTGATGTGGGAAAGTTGAATTGGTAACATATGATACAGCTAAAATAATAAATAATAGTATAATAAAGAGTAAGTCGATGATAAAATATAATTATTTATTAACCATATAGAGCTGAAAGGAAGGATATTATGACAAAATATTTTAATGTAAAAGATTCATTATATGATATTACAGAACGTTACCCAGAGACCATAGATTTATTCGAATCAATAGGATTTGAAGGAATGAAAAATGAAAACCAGAGAAAATTGATAGGAAAGTCAATTACCCTTGAAACAGCATTGAAGATGAAGAAAATCAATTTGGATGTATTTACAGAAAATCTTGAAGATGCTATAAATCATAACAAAGCTATAAATGATGAAACTGATAAGGTTACCAATAATGATGCTGACATTAAAATTGAAGGTATCTTACCTTGTCCTGTGAGAATACCACTTATGGAGTCATTCAATAAATGGATGGAAGGCACTGGTAATAACCTAGATACTAAAATGGAGTATGAATTAAAAGCGGCATCCATGGGTGTGGATTGGTTAAAAGAATCATTAGAGAAAACTGAAGACCCAGATGTATTATCAGATATATTCATATCAGCAGGTTTTGATCTGTTTTTTGATAAAAAATTAATTGGCAAATGGGCTTCAAAAGGTGTTTTTGAAGATATAACCAAAATGGAACATTATAATAAGGAATTTGATAATGAAGAAATATGTCTAAAAGACCCTAATAACAACTATTCAATTATAGGGGTAGTACCAGCAGTATTTTTAATAAATATAGAAGAATTAAATGGCAGAGATATGCCAAAATCATGGGAAGATATATTGAAACCAGAGTTTGAGAATAGTGTTAGTCTGCCAATCGGTGATTTTGATTTATTTAACGCCATATTATTGAATATTCATCAAAAATATGGTGAAGAAGGATTGAGAAAACTAGGAAAATGCCTATCAACAGGAATGCATCCTTCTGAAATGGTAAAATCTCACAGAAAACAGGATAAACCAGTAGTTACAATCATGCCATATTTCTTTACTAAGATGATTAAAAATGAAGGACCAATGAAACCTGTATGGCCATTAGATGGAGCTATAATAAGCCCAATATTCTTACTATCCAAGAAAAGCAAAAAAGATATGTTAGAACCAGTTGTTGATTTCTTTGCTTCAAAGGAAGTAGGAGAGATATTATCTCATAACGGTAAGTTTCCAAGTGTTAATCCAGAAGTGGATAACATGATATCAATGGAACATAAATATATGTGGTTAGGCTGGGATTATATATACAATAATGATATGGGTGAATTAATAAATAGATGTGAGAGTATTTTCAATGAAAATATAGATGTTAAATAGAGAGAAAGGTGATAAATATGAATCTAGTTACTATTTCCGGACCTCCATCTTCAGGTAAGACATCAGTTATTTTAAAAACAATAGGCGCTCTTCAAAAAAGAGGATTATCAGTAGGTGTAGTTAAATTTGACTGTCTCTATACAGATGATGATATATTATATAAAAAAGCAGGAATACCAGTTAAGAAAGGTTTGTCTGGTTCTCTATGCCCTGACCATTACTTTGTCAGTAATATTGAAGAAGTTGTTAAGTGGGGTATAAAAGAAAACTTGGATTTACTCATTACTGAGAGTGCAGGACTTTGTAATCGTTGTTCACCATATATCAAGGATATCAAAGCAATTTGTGTAATAGATAATCTTAGTGGGATAAATACTCCTAAGAAAATAGGACCAATGTTAAAATCTGCTGATATAGTTGTAATAACCAAAGGTGACATTGTATCACAAGCAGAGAGGGAAGTGTTTTCTTCAAGAGTTAATTCTGTTAATCCAAAAGCTGTTACGATGCATATCAATGGGTT
The window above is part of the Vallitalea guaymasensis genome. Proteins encoded here:
- a CDS encoding efflux RND transporter permease subunit translates to MGKIIRYAIKERKTTILLAIILIIYGLYNYYLLPKQENPDTTSPAAVVTVTFPGASAKEVEEQVTKLIEDEAMTLDGIDSIESISNNNVSIVIVKLTTGIDSSEQWDNLREAMYGMESKLPLGADKPVVETDLIDSAGFIISLSSKELAYDELSSHGEDIRKELIKVDGVKKVVIDGLKEKQVVIEVDYKALNTYSLSIEDIYNLLVSQNLNIPSGYVETDKGKITVSTPGKYQSLKDIEDLIITISPETGGIVRLKNIAEVDIVRKENVRQYTHEGEEAVLLTGYFEENKNIVNIGKDVKDIINNYKDSSNELLKIDEVLFQPEEVEKSVNNFIINLLEGMLFVLLVVLIGVGIRNALIVATSIPLSICITFIVMKLLGIDIQQMSISGLIVALGILVDNSIVISDAIQVKLNEGNSKKESAYLGAREQLVPVLTSTLTTLAAFAAITVLPGAAGEFVQSLPQVVFISLTASFIVAMLVTPALASLFFKEHSQDKKNRKNIIRKFFKGFLKVGLKHKITTIAISLGVLVLSILAVFTLDIDLFPYADKDIMYINVKGEVKGDISKTKELVKEVEKVLEQEKDITTYTSAIGGSMPKFYITINSLASTEDIGQVLFRVNLKKTDTHKNLNDFSLYLQNKLNSVLQNGIATVGRLELTESGPDFKVIIAGEDTERMTSIAQEIEKELLNKEGTVNVSTNMLSKEYEYKVDIDSNAAASYGLTKYDIQKQLNLSLYGSIPTTANLGNKNYQVYLKTNAKEIRDINNLAIKSNITGEKVLLKQVANIQLQENLPAINRLDGEEAIIVQCDVISGYSIVDIGNTVESMVDNNMNTAGLNIKYYGQKQTMDTYLDGLDLAAIFSIAVIYIILLLQFNSFKQPLVILLTVPLSLIGSILILVLLDIKVTFTVLLGVISLIGIVVNNAILLIEYINRARDKGASLIEACIDSVDKRFRPIMLSTVTTVIGLVPLALSGSSFFSPMAIALMGGLMISTILTLVIIPVVYTLVEKTKK
- a CDS encoding GTP-binding protein; this encodes MNLVTISGPPSSGKTSVILKTIGALQKRGLSVGVVKFDCLYTDDDILYKKAGIPVKKGLSGSLCPDHYFVSNIEEVVKWGIKENLDLLITESAGLCNRCSPYIKDIKAICVIDNLSGINTPKKIGPMLKSADIVVITKGDIVSQAEREVFSSRVNSVNPKAVTMHINGLTGQGAFELSTLLYDEETDTSTVKGKKLRFSMPSALCSYCLGETRIGEDYQMGNVRKMKLGDDEDDK
- a CDS encoding ABC transporter substrate-binding protein, whose product is MTKYFNVKDSLYDITERYPETIDLFESIGFEGMKNENQRKLIGKSITLETALKMKKINLDVFTENLEDAINHNKAINDETDKVTNNDADIKIEGILPCPVRIPLMESFNKWMEGTGNNLDTKMEYELKAASMGVDWLKESLEKTEDPDVLSDIFISAGFDLFFDKKLIGKWASKGVFEDITKMEHYNKEFDNEEICLKDPNNNYSIIGVVPAVFLINIEELNGRDMPKSWEDILKPEFENSVSLPIGDFDLFNAILLNIHQKYGEEGLRKLGKCLSTGMHPSEMVKSHRKQDKPVVTIMPYFFTKMIKNEGPMKPVWPLDGAIISPIFLLSKKSKKDMLEPVVDFFASKEVGEILSHNGKFPSVNPEVDNMISMEHKYMWLGWDYIYNNDMGELINRCESIFNENIDVK
- a CDS encoding sugar phosphate isomerase/epimerase family protein — encoded protein: MKNSNIKLGIFNWFGYIMPPVERVKKIVEAGFDSIMLWWDEELFSEEGKKDLLKILEMDISIENIHAPYYECNKLWSSNESDRNYIINEFIKCIHDCHTYNIPVIVMHLTQGDYPDKPNIYGLNSIKTILEEAERCGIKVAIENTRQEEFFDYVLDNIQSDWLGVCYDSSHANLYSTSIYDVLNKYGDRLIALHLSDNDGCTDRHWLPYEGVINWNKLLYKLKEINYMGNLSFEVFYDKTKDDYDSAEFLREAHDKAVILRTELEYIL